One region of Salinibacterium sp. TMP30 genomic DNA includes:
- a CDS encoding general stress protein translates to MSNFSGFSRRAAPQTSVPRGDVLGTYDSYVDAQNVINRLAKAEFDVKSIAIVGRDLTTVEVVTTRLSYGRAALAGATTGAWLGLFFGLITTIIAPVTPQQVGIFFAAILTGAGIGMIFGVVNYSIMRKRRDYAATSQLIADRYEIIISPDRTAKAHGILGTAAPGMHGVHAAPHVPSSSDTIDSNDSDENAK, encoded by the coding sequence ATGAGTAACTTCAGTGGATTTTCCCGCCGCGCCGCACCCCAGACGAGCGTGCCGCGCGGAGACGTCCTCGGCACCTATGACAGCTATGTCGACGCCCAAAACGTTATCAACCGACTCGCCAAGGCAGAGTTCGACGTCAAGAGCATTGCTATCGTCGGCCGCGACCTCACCACCGTCGAAGTGGTTACGACCCGATTGAGCTATGGCCGTGCAGCACTCGCTGGAGCAACCACCGGAGCCTGGCTCGGGCTATTCTTCGGCCTGATTACCACCATCATTGCGCCTGTTACGCCTCAACAGGTGGGCATCTTCTTCGCTGCAATCCTTACCGGTGCAGGTATCGGAATGATCTTCGGGGTCGTCAACTACTCCATAATGCGCAAGCGTCGCGATTACGCGGCGACGTCACAACTCATCGCCGACCGCTACGAGATCATCATTTCGCCCGACCGCACAGCTAAGGCGCACGGCATTCTCGGCACCGCCGCTCCGGGGATGCACGGTGTGCACGCTGCACCGCACGTGCCAAGCTCGTCAGACACGATCGACAGCAATGACTCCGACGAGAATGCCAAATAG
- a CDS encoding P-loop NTPase, which translates to MAAVLQSLASVIDPEIRRPVTELNMISGVSVDDAGAASVGLTLTIVGCPAAATIERDVREATARVAGVTEVTVDVSIMSRAERDALTQKLRKGRPKTMQFGPDSLTQIVAVTSGKGGVGKSTLTANLAVSLAQSGLRVGVIDADVFGFSIPGLLGLHGAKPTQVGEMILPPVAYDVKVISIGMFVEENTAVSWRGPMLHRTIQQFLTDVYFGDLDVLLLDLPPGTGDVAISLGQLLPHSDVVVVTTPQSAAADVAERSGLVARQTGQRVIGVIENMAGLPQPDGSVLELFGSGGGADAAAKLSTPEEPVSVLASIPLSIALREGGDVGVPVVIAAPEDPAAQAIHAVAATLRSLKRSVAGRKLGLNIS; encoded by the coding sequence GTGGCTGCGGTTCTGCAGTCGCTCGCCTCCGTCATCGATCCGGAGATTCGTCGCCCCGTAACGGAACTCAACATGATTTCTGGCGTTTCTGTCGATGATGCGGGTGCGGCATCTGTGGGTCTCACACTGACGATCGTCGGATGCCCGGCTGCTGCCACTATCGAACGTGACGTGCGCGAGGCTACCGCTCGTGTCGCTGGCGTTACCGAAGTGACGGTCGATGTCTCGATCATGTCGCGTGCCGAGCGCGATGCTCTGACCCAAAAACTTCGCAAGGGGCGCCCCAAGACGATGCAGTTCGGGCCAGACTCCCTGACCCAGATCGTTGCGGTAACGAGCGGTAAGGGTGGAGTGGGCAAATCGACGCTCACCGCAAACCTTGCTGTGTCGCTCGCGCAGAGTGGCCTGCGGGTGGGCGTGATCGATGCCGACGTTTTCGGGTTCTCGATCCCTGGCTTGCTCGGTTTGCATGGCGCGAAACCCACTCAGGTGGGGGAGATGATTTTGCCGCCGGTTGCTTACGACGTGAAGGTAATCTCAATCGGCATGTTTGTTGAAGAGAACACGGCGGTGTCGTGGCGCGGGCCGATGCTGCATCGCACGATTCAGCAGTTCCTCACCGATGTGTATTTTGGTGACCTCGATGTGTTGCTACTCGACCTTCCGCCCGGCACGGGTGACGTGGCGATCTCGCTCGGGCAGTTGCTGCCCCACTCCGATGTTGTTGTTGTTACGACTCCGCAGTCGGCGGCTGCAGACGTCGCTGAGCGCAGCGGACTCGTTGCCCGCCAGACCGGTCAGCGCGTGATTGGTGTCATCGAAAACATGGCTGGTCTCCCTCAGCCTGATGGCAGTGTGCTTGAACTCTTTGGCTCGGGTGGTGGAGCGGATGCCGCAGCTAAGCTCTCGACACCAGAGGAGCCCGTCTCGGTGTTGGCGTCGATCCCGCTCAGCATTGCCCTGCGCGAAGGTGGCGATGTGGGTGTCCCCGTGGTTATTGCGGCTCCCGAGGATCCGGCGGCCCAGGCCATCCATGCCGTCGCCGCTACCCTCCGGTCGCTCAAACGCAGCGTCGCTGGCCGCAAGTTGGGGCTCAACATCAGCTAA
- a CDS encoding MFS transporter, which produces MTTAAPRTLTRTTIATYAIGSLGTGGFAALPGLVLVYYLTDTLGIAALAAGILVTIAKVWDVLIDPVIGARSDHSLAHRGTRRPVMLLGAILLPILFVLTFAVPAGIGPVASGIWVFVAFVAAATAFSLFQVPYIALPAELTSGYDQRTKLLATRVVVLTIAILLFGAGAPEIRDAFADERLGYLVMAVSAAALIGVSLIISSFVAPTGTMAAAPTVSIVDTYRAGLAALTRSQPFRALLLTFLLQGLATGVMLAGAQYVATWVLGAGVAILFVSLIGPALLFAPVWAAISRHIGKERAFVWASALYGVAALLIVLQLWWPGEWIYLPVALAGAGYAGMQALPMSMLPDVISHDSRRHKIASAGSFGGVWTAGETTGMALGATVLTIVLATSGYVESVANQIVIQPDSAIAGIIISFSIVPAVIIGLSLLTFARYPLRRHDIEHADTEAAETEPADGDAAHLDRAHLDPATNDQEK; this is translated from the coding sequence ATGACGACCGCAGCGCCGCGAACCCTCACCCGAACCACAATTGCTACCTATGCCATCGGCTCTCTGGGCACCGGAGGGTTTGCCGCGCTTCCCGGCCTTGTGTTGGTCTACTACCTGACCGACACCCTCGGTATTGCCGCGCTCGCCGCAGGAATTCTGGTGACAATCGCCAAAGTGTGGGATGTGCTCATTGATCCCGTGATCGGTGCCAGAAGTGATCACAGCCTTGCCCACCGCGGCACCCGTCGACCGGTGATGCTGTTGGGCGCGATTCTGCTTCCGATACTTTTCGTGCTCACTTTTGCGGTTCCTGCCGGTATCGGACCAGTGGCGTCGGGCATCTGGGTGTTTGTGGCGTTCGTCGCTGCGGCTACCGCCTTTAGCCTGTTTCAGGTGCCCTATATTGCCCTTCCCGCCGAGTTGACGAGCGGCTATGACCAACGCACCAAGTTGCTGGCGACCCGCGTGGTTGTGCTGACGATAGCGATCTTGCTGTTTGGTGCTGGTGCCCCAGAGATTCGTGACGCATTTGCGGATGAACGGCTCGGCTATCTCGTGATGGCCGTTTCTGCAGCGGCGCTCATTGGCGTTTCGCTTATCATTTCCTCGTTTGTTGCCCCTACTGGCACAATGGCTGCTGCTCCAACAGTGTCAATCGTCGACACCTACCGCGCTGGCCTAGCGGCTCTCACCCGCAGCCAGCCCTTCAGGGCACTACTGCTCACCTTCTTGCTCCAGGGGCTCGCCACTGGCGTGATGCTTGCGGGAGCGCAGTACGTTGCAACTTGGGTGCTCGGTGCCGGGGTTGCCATCCTCTTCGTCTCCCTGATTGGGCCGGCGTTGCTCTTCGCCCCCGTATGGGCCGCGATTTCACGCCACATCGGCAAGGAACGTGCCTTTGTGTGGGCTTCTGCGCTGTACGGCGTTGCGGCCCTACTGATCGTCCTACAACTGTGGTGGCCTGGCGAATGGATCTACCTGCCGGTAGCACTCGCGGGTGCTGGCTATGCCGGAATGCAGGCCCTGCCGATGTCGATGTTGCCCGACGTCATTTCCCACGACTCGCGCCGCCACAAGATTGCCTCGGCCGGAAGCTTCGGGGGAGTCTGGACTGCGGGTGAAACCACAGGAATGGCACTCGGCGCAACAGTGCTGACGATCGTGCTTGCGACATCCGGTTACGTCGAATCGGTCGCAAACCAGATCGTCATCCAACCCGATTCGGCAATCGCCGGCATCATCATCAGTTTCAGCATCGTGCCCGCCGTGATTATCGGCCTCTCGCTGCTGACCTTTGCCCGCTATCCGCTGCGGCGACATGACATCGAGCACGCCGACACGGAAGCTGCCGAGACGGAGCCTGCCGACGGCGACGCTGCGCATCTCGACCGCGCGCATCTCGACCCCGCAACCAACGATCAGGAGAAGTAG
- a CDS encoding aminotransferase class V-fold PLP-dependent enzyme: MNFDHAPADILDRLTQLRLADAPTHGGRVLSYVYDSGLAELDELAASAIRAVQPVNGLDPTTFTSVAVMEREVIEFARELLGGDTDVVGTVTTGGTESCLLAVKTARDVWRGVGSSARTGTPRLLAPVTVHAAFQKAAHYFGLEIDLVPVGPDGVTAAQDLIDRFDDDVALVVVSAPSYAHAAMDPVVEVAAAAAQRGIACHVDACIGGWVLPFWEGVEPWNFAVTGVTSISADLHKFGYAPKGVSVLLQRGRDRQRAQYFATTRWPGYPVVNPTILGSKSAGPLAAAWAIIQALGTSGLAELAQSCARSTRAVRDVIEGIDGLRIVGNPVGPLVAVAADETVPADRRVDAHHWADQARLHGFLLQLQPSLAQSDGTVLPATTHLTITPVTQSVLGELSTALRSAADEVRGLPAVSAEVALAALPAEVGAALLAPDAPPLTSEQAGGLLAMMGLAEASDGLPDRMAPLLALIGALPSTLTERLLTELIARLVETPR, encoded by the coding sequence GTGAATTTCGACCACGCCCCCGCCGACATCTTGGACCGCCTCACGCAACTGCGGCTTGCGGATGCACCCACCCACGGTGGCCGTGTGCTTTCGTATGTGTACGACTCGGGGCTGGCCGAGCTTGACGAGCTCGCAGCCAGCGCCATTCGTGCCGTGCAACCCGTGAATGGGCTCGATCCGACGACATTCACCTCGGTAGCGGTAATGGAACGCGAAGTGATTGAGTTTGCGCGCGAGCTACTCGGTGGCGATACGGATGTCGTGGGCACGGTGACCACGGGCGGCACCGAAAGCTGTCTGCTGGCGGTCAAGACGGCGCGCGACGTATGGCGAGGTGTTGGCTCCTCGGCACGCACGGGCACGCCTCGGCTGCTTGCCCCCGTGACAGTACACGCGGCGTTCCAGAAGGCCGCTCACTACTTTGGGCTTGAGATTGATTTGGTTCCCGTTGGCCCCGATGGGGTGACCGCGGCGCAGGATCTGATCGACCGGTTCGATGACGATGTCGCGCTCGTAGTGGTCTCCGCTCCGAGCTATGCCCACGCCGCGATGGATCCGGTGGTTGAGGTTGCTGCTGCAGCTGCCCAGCGTGGCATCGCCTGCCACGTTGATGCGTGTATCGGTGGCTGGGTGTTGCCGTTTTGGGAGGGTGTCGAGCCGTGGAACTTTGCGGTGACCGGAGTGACAAGCATCAGTGCTGATCTGCACAAGTTCGGCTATGCCCCGAAGGGCGTCTCGGTGCTGTTGCAGCGTGGGCGTGACCGCCAGCGCGCCCAATATTTTGCCACCACACGCTGGCCAGGTTACCCGGTGGTGAATCCGACGATCCTTGGCTCGAAATCTGCCGGGCCTCTCGCGGCCGCGTGGGCGATCATCCAGGCGCTGGGAACCAGTGGGCTTGCCGAACTCGCGCAGTCGTGTGCCCGATCAACCCGTGCTGTGCGCGACGTTATCGAGGGCATTGATGGCCTGCGCATTGTGGGCAACCCGGTTGGTCCGCTTGTTGCTGTGGCTGCTGATGAGACCGTGCCAGCTGATCGTCGCGTCGACGCACACCACTGGGCCGATCAGGCGCGCCTGCATGGCTTCCTGCTGCAGCTGCAGCCCAGTCTGGCCCAGAGCGATGGAACAGTGCTCCCTGCGACTACTCACCTCACGATCACACCGGTCACCCAGAGCGTTCTCGGCGAGTTGAGCACGGCGCTGCGCTCGGCTGCAGACGAAGTGCGCGGACTCCCTGCGGTGTCTGCCGAGGTCGCGCTCGCTGCTCTTCCCGCCGAGGTTGGTGCGGCTCTGTTGGCTCCCGATGCTCCACCGCTCACATCGGAACAGGCTGGGGGACTCTTAGCGATGATGGGCCTTGCGGAAGCCAGCGACGGACTTCCGGATCGGATGGCGCCACTGCTTGCGCTGATTGGTGCGCTTCCGTCGACGCTCACCGAACGACTGCTCACGGAACTCATCGCGAGGCTTGTGGAGACTCCCAGATAG
- a CDS encoding succinic semialdehyde dehydrogenase, producing MSPHTIAALVGARRRDALVAQLSYTSSDTATVIAPFTGQPLHELPLSSIRDVQDAAASARHAQQAWKTAGFAHRRRVLLRAHDLLLERREELLDLLQTESGKTRGQAFEEIFQAASVTRYYALSAQRVLATRRRRAGIPLLMTTRVSYSPKQLIGVITPWNYPIALGTMDIVPALAAGSAVIQKIDNQGALSMLATREAYLDAGVPAEVWPIVAGPGNKVGNAVVDSCDYVCFTGSTPTGTRVGERAAGRLIGASLELGGKNPLIVLGDADPDTAAADAIYACFSSMGQLCVSIERIYVHTSIADAFTREFVKRVESLTQTAALDNTGDVGSLTSAAQLERVQGHVTDAVTKGATVLAGGTTRPDIGPYFFAPTVLTNVTEDMQCYANETFGPVVAIATVASDTEAIARANDTEFGLNASIFSGSVAHARRLADRLDAGSVNINEGYRGSFSSVDAPMGGMKHSGLGRRNGPEGILRFAQSRTVSQSNGILQLPRTGAEFAAMAGLMVTLLSVLKVMRRR from the coding sequence ATGTCGCCCCACACCATTGCCGCACTCGTTGGAGCCCGACGTCGCGATGCCCTCGTCGCCCAACTGAGCTACACATCCTCCGATACTGCTACCGTGATTGCCCCGTTCACCGGGCAACCCCTGCATGAGCTGCCACTGAGCTCGATCCGCGATGTTCAGGATGCCGCAGCATCCGCCCGTCACGCCCAGCAAGCCTGGAAAACCGCCGGCTTCGCGCACCGCCGCCGCGTGCTCTTGCGCGCCCACGACCTGCTGTTGGAGCGCCGCGAAGAACTACTCGACCTGCTACAGACCGAATCAGGCAAGACCAGAGGTCAAGCGTTTGAAGAGATCTTTCAAGCGGCGAGCGTCACGCGCTATTACGCCCTCTCCGCGCAGCGCGTGCTGGCCACGAGACGACGTCGGGCCGGAATCCCCCTGCTCATGACTACCCGTGTCAGCTACTCGCCCAAGCAGCTTATTGGGGTAATCACGCCGTGGAACTACCCGATCGCCCTGGGCACGATGGATATTGTTCCCGCGCTCGCTGCCGGAAGCGCAGTGATCCAGAAGATTGACAATCAAGGCGCCCTGTCGATGCTCGCAACCCGTGAGGCTTACCTCGACGCCGGAGTCCCCGCCGAAGTCTGGCCCATCGTTGCCGGCCCCGGAAACAAAGTTGGCAATGCCGTGGTCGACAGTTGCGACTACGTCTGCTTCACAGGCTCAACTCCCACCGGCACGCGCGTTGGAGAACGTGCCGCCGGCCGGCTCATCGGTGCTTCGCTTGAACTTGGAGGCAAGAACCCACTCATCGTGCTCGGCGATGCTGACCCGGACACCGCAGCAGCGGATGCCATCTACGCCTGTTTCTCCTCGATGGGCCAATTGTGTGTCTCCATCGAACGCATCTATGTGCACACGTCAATCGCCGATGCGTTCACCCGCGAATTCGTGAAGCGTGTCGAGTCGCTCACACAGACAGCCGCCCTCGACAACACCGGGGATGTCGGATCGCTCACCTCGGCAGCCCAACTCGAACGCGTTCAGGGACACGTCACCGACGCGGTCACCAAGGGCGCCACTGTGCTCGCTGGCGGCACAACCCGGCCAGACATCGGCCCCTACTTCTTTGCACCCACCGTGCTCACCAATGTCACCGAAGACATGCAGTGCTACGCCAACGAAACGTTCGGCCCCGTCGTTGCCATTGCGACAGTCGCGAGCGACACCGAAGCGATCGCCCGAGCTAACGACACCGAATTTGGTTTGAACGCATCCATCTTCAGCGGATCTGTTGCCCACGCTCGACGCTTGGCCGATCGCTTGGACGCCGGCAGCGTAAACATCAACGAGGGCTACCGTGGCAGCTTCTCAAGTGTCGATGCGCCGATGGGTGGCATGAAGCACTCGGGACTTGGCCGTCGCAACGGCCCGGAGGGCATCTTGCGATTCGCGCAGTCGCGCACGGTTTCGCAGTCGAACGGCATCCTGCAACTGCCTCGCACCGGTGCCGAGTTTGCTGCGATGGCCGGGCTCATGGTCACGCTACTCAGCGTGCTGAAGGTTATGCGTCGCCGCTAG
- a CDS encoding CBS domain-containing protein → MSTSRVFVARLVGCSVFDPNGDRVGKVRDVLVVERTDASPRVVGMIAEVPGKRHVFLSIGRVTSIGSGQIITTGLLNLRRFEQRGGEIRVMAELLGRRVALSDGSGEAQIEDVAIEEVDIAEWEISQLFLRRPKTTASPFAKGPTDFAAWDEIKHNTHTGEAQSATQLVASFSDLLPADLANAMLELPEQRMMEVAEELSDDRLADVLEEMPENEQVDLLNKLDDDRAADVLDQMQPDDAADLIAHLTVERGETLLELMEPEEAEDVRFLLSYDSDTAGGLMTTEPIIVSADATVAEGLALIRRHELAPALGAAICVTLPPYEPPTGRLLGMVHFQRMLRYPPNERLGALIDQSLEPVRSSTTAAEVSRILASYDLVSVPVVDDNHRLLGVVTIDDVLDHLLPDDWRSTTDESASFDDTSTRPLTIVQQKAIRAGRTRRGTS, encoded by the coding sequence GTGAGCACATCAAGAGTATTCGTCGCCCGGTTGGTGGGCTGCTCGGTCTTCGACCCCAATGGCGACCGCGTCGGCAAGGTACGCGATGTACTTGTTGTTGAGCGCACCGATGCGAGTCCCCGCGTTGTGGGAATGATCGCTGAAGTTCCCGGCAAGCGTCACGTCTTTCTCTCTATCGGTCGCGTCACAAGCATCGGTTCAGGTCAGATCATCACGACAGGCCTCCTCAATCTGCGACGCTTTGAGCAACGTGGTGGCGAAATCCGGGTAATGGCGGAGTTGCTGGGTCGCCGAGTTGCCCTGAGCGATGGGTCTGGGGAAGCCCAGATCGAAGATGTTGCGATCGAAGAGGTCGACATTGCCGAGTGGGAAATCAGTCAGCTCTTTTTGCGTCGCCCCAAAACGACGGCCTCGCCATTTGCTAAAGGTCCCACCGATTTTGCGGCGTGGGATGAAATCAAGCACAACACCCACACGGGTGAGGCACAGTCGGCAACCCAACTGGTGGCCAGTTTTTCTGACCTGCTCCCCGCCGACCTCGCTAATGCGATGCTCGAATTGCCCGAGCAGCGGATGATGGAAGTCGCTGAAGAACTCTCTGATGATCGTCTCGCAGACGTGCTCGAAGAGATGCCAGAGAACGAGCAGGTTGACCTGCTCAACAAACTCGACGATGACCGCGCTGCCGATGTGCTCGATCAGATGCAGCCGGATGACGCAGCGGACCTCATCGCGCATCTCACAGTAGAACGCGGTGAGACCCTCCTCGAACTCATGGAGCCCGAAGAGGCCGAAGACGTTCGCTTCCTGCTGAGCTACGACTCCGATACGGCCGGTGGACTGATGACCACCGAACCCATCATTGTTTCTGCTGACGCAACGGTTGCTGAGGGTCTTGCCCTCATCCGGCGTCACGAACTCGCACCAGCACTCGGTGCTGCAATCTGTGTCACTCTGCCGCCGTATGAGCCGCCAACGGGTCGCCTCCTCGGCATGGTGCATTTTCAGCGGATGCTTCGCTACCCACCCAATGAGCGTCTTGGCGCTTTGATCGACCAATCGCTTGAGCCGGTACGCTCATCGACAACGGCGGCAGAAGTTTCGCGCATTCTTGCCAGCTATGACCTGGTGTCAGTTCCCGTGGTTGATGACAACCACCGTCTGCTTGGGGTGGTGACCATTGACGACGTACTTGACCACCTGCTTCCCGATGACTGGCGAAGCACGACAGACGAATCGGCGAGCTTCGACGACACATCTACGAGACCGCTAACCATAGTTCAGCAGAAAGCAATTCGCGCAGGGAGGACACGACGTGGCACCAGCTAA
- a CDS encoding sec-independent translocase, translating to MSFGLSFDKLLIIGLIAVFLLGPERLPYYASQLARLVRSLRDMANGAKDRMREEMGPDFDEIDWKQLDPRQYDPRRIIRDALIDDDDTPAVKVRPPRSAAYAERQAALAERQSALESGEKAPFDNEAT from the coding sequence GTGTCCTTCGGTCTCAGTTTCGACAAGCTCCTCATCATTGGGCTTATCGCTGTCTTTTTGCTTGGACCAGAACGGTTACCGTATTACGCTTCCCAGCTCGCTCGACTAGTTCGGTCGCTGCGGGATATGGCGAACGGTGCGAAAGATCGCATGCGTGAAGAGATGGGCCCCGATTTTGACGAAATCGACTGGAAGCAGCTCGACCCTCGCCAATATGATCCGCGCCGCATCATCCGCGACGCACTGATTGACGACGACGACACGCCTGCGGTAAAGGTGCGCCCGCCACGCTCAGCAGCGTACGCGGAACGTCAGGCTGCCCTGGCCGAGCGGCAGAGCGCTCTCGAATCTGGCGAGAAAGCCCCATTCGACAACGAAGCAACCTAG
- a CDS encoding LysR family transcriptional regulator, with protein MEIRRLELLRELADRGSITAVAKATMRTPSAVSQQLKILEREAGIPLTERVGRGIVLTSAGRALAHTAADVATAIEKAEALWNEFRESPRGEVTMTIFPTGGEMLLPGLLHSVNRLAGLTLYCHDQDSVLEDVANLTADYDVVVSDSPHVLPSWTERGLAVVPLMRESLDVALPEDHPLGRKTALTPADLINETWIGVPSGLPFDRILRRIEAANGAPAKIAQRLTDNSIVEAVVAAGHGIAILPRFTTRDRENGLITRPLKGVPSSRLISALLRPDRAERPSVRAVVKALVDEAKRFELEHTV; from the coding sequence ATGGAGATACGTCGACTCGAACTGCTGCGTGAACTGGCCGATCGCGGCAGCATTACGGCGGTCGCGAAAGCGACGATGCGCACCCCATCAGCAGTTTCACAGCAACTCAAGATCTTGGAACGTGAAGCCGGCATTCCCTTAACTGAGCGAGTCGGGCGCGGAATTGTGTTGACGTCCGCTGGGCGGGCGCTCGCCCACACGGCTGCCGATGTCGCCACCGCTATCGAGAAGGCCGAAGCGCTCTGGAACGAATTTCGCGAGTCGCCCAGGGGTGAAGTCACGATGACAATTTTTCCCACGGGCGGCGAGATGCTCTTGCCCGGGCTTCTGCATTCCGTCAATCGCTTGGCTGGGCTGACGCTGTACTGCCACGACCAAGACTCTGTGCTCGAGGACGTCGCCAACCTCACTGCCGACTATGACGTCGTGGTCTCCGACTCCCCCCACGTTCTTCCCTCCTGGACTGAACGAGGGCTCGCAGTTGTTCCCCTCATGCGGGAGTCGCTGGATGTCGCACTCCCCGAAGATCATCCGCTCGGCCGTAAAACGGCGCTCACCCCTGCAGACCTCATTAATGAGACCTGGATCGGGGTTCCCTCTGGCCTTCCGTTCGACCGCATTCTTCGACGTATCGAGGCAGCCAATGGCGCACCAGCAAAGATTGCCCAGCGACTTACCGACAACAGCATCGTCGAAGCCGTTGTCGCCGCCGGTCACGGCATCGCGATTCTGCCGCGCTTCACCACTCGCGACCGGGAGAACGGGCTCATCACCCGGCCGCTCAAGGGCGTACCTTCGTCACGACTCATCTCTGCGCTCTTGCGTCCCGACCGTGCCGAACGCCCGTCAGTGCGCGCCGTTGTGAAAGCACTCGTTGATGAAGCCAAGCGTTTCGAACTCGAGCACACCGTGTAG
- a CDS encoding nidogen-like domain-containing protein, whose translation MKSSRVRSAAAVAALAAALTFGLGATAVSAAGPGYGDVSDAMVYGASAPVGTVLSDLIGQDDDSTTVAAPFAINFFGTRYEGLCISTNGSVYPVLTPADGCSDDYDVDVESLALSSGTPVIAVLANDLDPSEDLWVPGVGVASVEITGGVATITTSTPHPFIAGDTYNSWFAFDDPSFAEQESGVVVSVPTPTSFTFATALPDEPVRAVTGATVSIGNYDDVRDDTNADGLADDGFGAVKQIYEGTTTIDGKPAVVITWYRVPTNDTYNSPLLSNTFQIVLIQEPTANAAVVGYDFTIQINIGTATENDDGYSAADPTSSCDADPSDPGSIDNCRWGVGWANYDTVTATADAYELFAAAPINTLIDSAGTTALVNNRLNSAVLGRYTWKMVGGVTVGFAIPTLNGADAGTLPAAGAGGAAAPAGPQLAATGTDSLASIGLGAALVAAGGIAVMLSNRRRGTVPRG comes from the coding sequence ATGAAATCATCTCGTGTGCGCTCAGCAGCGGCCGTCGCAGCCCTCGCTGCGGCCCTTACTTTCGGCCTTGGCGCCACAGCAGTCTCTGCGGCGGGTCCCGGCTATGGCGATGTCAGCGACGCCATGGTCTATGGCGCGAGTGCTCCGGTCGGAACAGTGCTTAGCGACTTGATCGGTCAAGACGACGACAGCACAACTGTCGCCGCGCCATTCGCAATCAACTTCTTCGGCACGCGCTATGAAGGCCTCTGCATCTCCACTAATGGCTCGGTTTATCCGGTGCTCACCCCCGCCGACGGCTGTTCGGACGACTACGACGTCGACGTAGAGAGCCTCGCGCTCAGTTCTGGAACCCCGGTAATTGCGGTGCTCGCAAACGACCTCGATCCGTCTGAGGATCTGTGGGTTCCCGGTGTGGGGGTCGCCTCTGTCGAGATCACGGGTGGCGTCGCGACGATCACCACGTCAACTCCACATCCCTTCATCGCTGGAGACACCTACAACTCGTGGTTCGCCTTTGATGACCCTTCGTTCGCCGAACAGGAAAGCGGCGTCGTGGTTTCTGTTCCGACCCCGACTTCTTTCACGTTTGCCACTGCGCTCCCCGACGAGCCGGTTCGCGCAGTCACCGGTGCAACCGTATCGATCGGCAACTATGATGACGTCCGCGACGATACGAATGCCGATGGCCTTGCAGACGATGGCTTCGGAGCCGTAAAGCAGATATATGAGGGCACGACAACGATCGATGGCAAACCAGCCGTTGTAATCACGTGGTACCGCGTTCCCACGAACGATACGTACAACAGCCCGCTGCTGTCGAACACTTTCCAGATCGTACTGATCCAGGAGCCGACGGCGAACGCTGCGGTAGTCGGCTATGACTTCACCATCCAGATCAACATCGGCACCGCGACGGAAAACGATGACGGATACTCCGCCGCGGATCCTACGTCTAGTTGCGATGCGGATCCTTCCGACCCCGGTTCAATCGATAACTGCCGTTGGGGCGTCGGATGGGCGAACTATGACACCGTCACCGCGACCGCTGATGCCTACGAGCTCTTCGCCGCTGCACCCATCAACACGCTTATCGACAGTGCGGGAACTACGGCCCTCGTAAACAACCGACTCAACAGCGCGGTTCTCGGTCGTTACACTTGGAAAATGGTCGGTGGCGTGACTGTGGGGTTCGCCATTCCGACGTTGAACGGGGCGGATGCGGGAACACTTCCGGCAGCAGGAGCGGGTGGGGCAGCCGCACCGGCTGGCCCGCAGTTGGCGGCGACCGGCACCGACTCTCTCGCGTCCATTGGGCTCGGCGCCGCACTGGTGGCAGCGGGTGGAATCGCTGTGATGCTCAGCAACCGCCGCCGCGGCACAGTGCCACGCGGCTAG
- a CDS encoding DUF1003 domain-containing protein, translating into MAPAKRSLRSQRNDVRLDTPKGLRSGFGMFQSRDRMGRYSEAFARGMGTPWFLVGLSAFVGVWLIYNTSAPFDAQFDPRATNFTLLTLILSLQASYAAPMILLAQNRQDDRDRVQIEQDRQRAERNLNDTEYLAREVVALRLAMTDLASKDFIRAELRALLEELERDDETDDESSAPS; encoded by the coding sequence GTGGCACCAGCTAAGCGGTCACTTCGATCACAGCGCAACGACGTTCGCCTCGACACCCCCAAAGGCCTTCGCAGCGGTTTCGGAATGTTCCAAAGCCGTGACCGGATGGGGCGGTACTCTGAAGCATTTGCCCGCGGCATGGGCACGCCGTGGTTTCTCGTTGGACTATCCGCGTTCGTTGGGGTGTGGTTGATTTACAACACCAGCGCACCTTTTGATGCCCAGTTTGACCCTAGGGCCACCAACTTCACGCTCCTGACGCTGATTTTGTCGCTTCAAGCCTCGTATGCGGCCCCCATGATCCTGCTCGCCCAGAATCGTCAAGATGACCGTGACCGCGTTCAGATCGAACAGGACCGCCAGCGTGCAGAGCGTAACCTCAACGACACTGAATACCTTGCTCGCGAAGTTGTCGCCCTCCGCCTGGCAATGACCGATTTGGCCAGCAAAGACTTTATCCGTGCCGAGCTTCGCGCCCTGCTCGAAGAGCTGGAGAGAGACGACGAGACCGATGATGAGAGCTCGGCGCCTTCGTGA